Below is a genomic region from Longimicrobium sp..
GACCTGGTGCGTGGGATCGACGTCTCGCGCTGGCAGGGCGCCGTCGACTGGAACGCCGTCGCGGGCGACGACGTGGAGTTCGCGTTCATCAAGGCCACGGAGGGCGGCGACTTCACCGACCCGCGGTTCG
It encodes:
- a CDS encoding GH25 family lysozyme; protein product: MKIRFGSIRRAVRGAAVLFAVTAAACGDLPTGPAPADDLVRGIDVSRWQGAVDWNAVAGDDVEFAFIKATEGGDFTDPRF